The following proteins are encoded in a genomic region of Rhodoferax aquaticus:
- a CDS encoding LapA family protein, with the protein MKHVLWLFKWLLKAAIFFTLFAFALNNQHDATVRFFFGTQWTSPLVLVLLAAFGLGLGIGVLGMVPRWWLHRKDASIARREAAQATAAAALSTDNAPATPPYGI; encoded by the coding sequence ATGAAACACGTCTTATGGCTCTTTAAGTGGCTACTTAAAGCAGCCATTTTTTTTACCCTGTTTGCTTTTGCACTCAACAACCAACACGATGCTACGGTACGGTTTTTCTTTGGAACGCAATGGACATCGCCGCTTGTGTTGGTGCTTCTGGCTGCCTTTGGCTTGGGCTTAGGCATTGGAGTCTTAGGCATGGTGCCGCGTTGGTGGCTGCACCGCAAGGACGCATCCATCGCAAGACGTGAAGCTGCCCAAGCGACAGCTGCCGCAGCCTTAAGTACAGACAACGCCCCTGCAACGCCTCCCTATGGAATTTGA
- the rfaD gene encoding ADP-glyceromanno-heptose 6-epimerase yields the protein MTRIVVTGAAGFIGSNIIAGLNARGLDDIIAVDDLKQGDKFRNLADLKIADYVDADVFYDAFSAGHYGQIEAVFHEGACSDTMETDGKYMMSNNYTLSWNLFQACQKRGARLLYASSAATYGGSETFKEEPAYELPLNVYGYSKLLFDQRMRRECGNDFQRTKAGKTHQVVGFRYFNVYGPREQHKGRMASVAFHQFNQFKSEGRVKLFGEYGGYAGGGQMRDFVFIDDVVAINLWFFDHPSESGIFNLGSGNAQPFNDVASSVVNAMRSLQGETALPLAEIAQQGLIEYVPFPDALRGKYQCYTQADLTRLRAVGCDHRFADVQTGVTQYVKWLATKS from the coding sequence ATGACCCGAATAGTGGTTACCGGTGCAGCCGGGTTTATTGGCTCCAACATCATCGCCGGGCTTAACGCTCGCGGTTTGGACGACATCATTGCGGTTGATGACCTGAAGCAGGGCGACAAATTTCGCAACTTAGCGGATCTCAAGATTGCGGACTATGTGGATGCCGATGTGTTCTACGACGCATTCTCGGCTGGCCACTATGGCCAAATCGAAGCTGTGTTCCACGAAGGCGCTTGCAGCGACACCATGGAAACAGACGGCAAGTACATGATGTCCAACAACTACACCTTGTCATGGAACCTGTTTCAGGCCTGTCAAAAGCGCGGCGCGCGCCTGTTGTATGCATCTTCTGCCGCCACCTACGGCGGCTCAGAGACCTTCAAAGAAGAACCTGCCTACGAGCTGCCGCTCAATGTGTATGGCTACTCCAAGCTGCTGTTTGACCAACGTATGCGCAGAGAGTGCGGCAACGACTTTCAGCGTACAAAAGCAGGCAAAACCCACCAAGTCGTGGGCTTTCGCTACTTCAATGTGTACGGTCCTCGCGAGCAACACAAAGGCCGCATGGCCAGCGTAGCGTTTCACCAGTTCAACCAATTCAAGAGCGAAGGCCGCGTCAAGCTGTTTGGCGAGTACGGCGGTTACGCAGGTGGCGGCCAAATGCGCGACTTTGTCTTCATTGACGATGTGGTGGCCATCAACCTGTGGTTCTTTGACCACCCTTCTGAATCTGGGATCTTCAACCTAGGTTCCGGCAACGCGCAACCCTTCAACGATGTGGCTAGCTCCGTCGTGAACGCGATGCGTAGCCTTCAGGGTGAGACTGCATTGCCGCTGGCGGAAATCGCCCAGCAAGGCCTGATTGAATATGTGCCCTTCCCTGACGCATTGCGCGGCAAGTACCAGTGCTACACCCAAGCCGACCTCACGCGCCTGCGCGCGGTCGGATGTGACCACCGCTTTGCGGATGTGCAAACCGGTGTCACCCAATACGTGAAATGGTTGGCTACCAAGTCATAA
- a CDS encoding integration host factor subunit beta has translation MTRSDLVEELANRFSQLTHRDAEFAVKAILDAMNDALVRGHRIEIRGFGSFSINHRPPRMGRNPRSGESVAIPEKRVPHFKPGKALREAVDQRTAELQSQAKP, from the coding sequence ATGACCCGATCCGATCTCGTAGAAGAACTGGCAAACCGCTTTAGTCAACTTACCCATCGTGACGCTGAGTTCGCAGTCAAGGCTATTTTGGACGCGATGAACGACGCCTTGGTCCGAGGACACCGCATTGAAATTCGTGGGTTTGGCAGCTTCTCTATTAACCACCGCCCTCCCCGCATGGGTCGCAACCCGCGTAGCGGTGAAAGTGTCGCCATCCCCGAAAAACGTGTTCCCCACTTCAAACCAGGCAAAGCACTTCGAGAAGCGGTAGACCAGCGTACTGCCGAGCTGCAATCACAGGCCAAACCCTGA
- the lapB gene encoding lipopolysaccharide assembly protein LapB, whose protein sequence is MEFELTLILLGLPLVFVLGWFASRMDVRQLRIENKQAPKAYFKGLNFLLNEQQDQAIDAFIEAVQNDPDTSELHFALGNLFRRRAEYERAVRVHQHLLSRGDLSQDDRHRAQHALALDYLKAGLLDRAEEALLKLEGTRFESKARLALLANYERSRDWENAAKIATLLESSGQGSFRSRLSHYLCEQASTYVATRDTDLARKLLEKAVHTAPDAPRPRIDLARLENQLGDTVAACATLTQAIGAMPAAVSLIAPQLALYAKGCQQGASVLALLKSIYETAPSLDVLDAIVTLEAVSTTSTTSARDWYVRHLEQEPSLVAAAKWIAGEKLEHEQFHPQVQRALDHAVKPLTRYRCAACGFEAKQHFWNCPGCQTWDSYPARRVEEL, encoded by the coding sequence ATGGAATTTGAACTTACCCTAATCCTCTTGGGTCTTCCTTTGGTATTTGTGCTGGGCTGGTTTGCATCTCGCATGGATGTACGCCAACTTCGAATAGAAAACAAGCAAGCCCCAAAAGCGTATTTCAAAGGCCTGAACTTCTTGCTCAATGAACAGCAAGACCAAGCCATTGATGCCTTCATTGAGGCGGTGCAAAATGACCCTGATACTTCGGAGCTGCACTTTGCATTAGGTAACTTGTTTCGCCGCCGTGCCGAATATGAGCGCGCCGTGCGGGTTCATCAGCACCTGCTTTCACGCGGGGACCTCAGCCAAGACGACCGCCATAGGGCGCAGCATGCATTGGCACTGGATTACCTCAAGGCAGGGCTATTGGATCGGGCTGAAGAAGCTCTCCTGAAACTAGAGGGCACGCGCTTTGAATCCAAGGCGCGCCTCGCGCTGCTGGCCAACTATGAACGCTCACGTGATTGGGAAAACGCTGCAAAAATAGCCACGTTGTTGGAGTCGTCTGGCCAAGGAAGTTTCCGATCTAGGCTGTCGCATTACCTCTGTGAGCAAGCCTCCACCTACGTTGCAACGCGAGATACCGACCTTGCCCGAAAACTGCTGGAGAAAGCTGTTCACACAGCGCCAGATGCCCCCCGCCCTCGAATTGACCTCGCCCGTCTTGAGAATCAACTGGGCGATACGGTGGCCGCCTGCGCCACGCTCACGCAGGCGATAGGTGCAATGCCTGCGGCAGTATCTTTAATTGCGCCACAACTTGCACTGTATGCAAAAGGATGCCAACAAGGGGCATCGGTGCTAGCCTTGTTGAAATCCATCTACGAAACCGCACCGTCTTTGGATGTTCTGGATGCCATCGTGACTCTAGAAGCTGTGAGCACAACATCCACAACCAGTGCGCGTGACTGGTACGTCCGCCACCTAGAGCAAGAGCCCTCCTTGGTTGCCGCTGCAAAATGGATTGCAGGCGAGAAGCTTGAACACGAACAGTTTCACCCGCAGGTTCAACGGGCCTTGGACCACGCCGTCAAGCCACTCACCCGCTACCGTTGTGCAGCCTGTGGCTTTGAGGCCAAGCAGCATTTCTGGAATTGCCCCGGCTGCCAAACGTGGGACAGCTATCCCGCTCGCCGCGTCGAAGAACTATGA
- the crcB gene encoding fluoride efflux transporter CrcB: protein MLAVIAICVGACLGALARWQLGLWLNTGTHMPYGTLAANLIGGYLVGVCVAAFQAMPELDPIWRLALVTGFLGALTTFSSFSAEVVGMLLQQRYALALATAGVHLLGSLALTLAGIKTVGSFLALRVGG, encoded by the coding sequence ATGTTGGCGGTGATAGCAATTTGTGTGGGTGCATGTTTGGGGGCCTTGGCCCGTTGGCAACTGGGCCTATGGCTCAACACAGGCACACACATGCCTTACGGCACGTTGGCGGCGAACTTGATCGGCGGCTACCTTGTGGGCGTTTGCGTTGCGGCCTTCCAGGCTATGCCAGAGCTCGACCCCATCTGGCGATTGGCATTGGTCACCGGCTTTTTGGGGGCGCTCACCACGTTTTCCAGCTTTTCGGCAGAGGTCGTTGGCATGCTCTTGCAACAACGATACGCCTTGGCATTGGCCACGGCAGGCGTGCACTTGCTGGGGTCATTGGCACTCACCTTGGCGGGCATCAAAACCGTTGGATCGTTCTTGGCCTTGCGCGTTGGGGGCTAG
- a CDS encoding universal stress protein: protein MFKHILLPTDGSEASQRAVESGARLANALGAKLTLVSALDPLPLGVGSAASLAEDSPMHSAARSAAQHWLTQAQTLVQAQGQTAQELIVQERSIYQSIIAAAASTGADLIVMGTHGAGALERFLVGSQTQRVLAHTNLPVLVFR, encoded by the coding sequence ATGTTTAAGCACATTCTTTTGCCCACCGATGGTTCAGAGGCATCTCAGCGCGCGGTCGAGTCTGGCGCGCGTCTTGCAAACGCATTAGGCGCCAAACTGACCTTGGTGAGTGCGCTGGATCCATTGCCCTTGGGCGTAGGCAGTGCTGCATCCCTGGCAGAAGACAGCCCTATGCACTCAGCGGCCCGTTCCGCAGCGCAGCACTGGTTGACTCAGGCGCAAACCCTGGTGCAAGCGCAGGGGCAAACGGCACAAGAGTTGATTGTCCAAGAGCGCAGCATTTACCAAAGCATCATCGCGGCGGCTGCCAGCACAGGCGCAGACTTGATCGTGATGGGCACCCATGGCGCAGGCGCGTTGGAGCGCTTTTTGGTGGGTAGCCAGACACAGCGCGTGCTAGCGCATACCAACCTGCCAGTACTGGTGTTTCGCTAA
- a CDS encoding methyl-accepting chemotaxis protein, with protein MAWLANLRIRSRLVLVLVFSVLALLLLGVFASETIQTETRRATSFIDQEFGAVQVIGEVRVAMANARRYEKDLFLNMGNDEETQRFTGLWAAQVQAVRDAIGKAKPLAQDTEAESLQTMQTGVEAYAGGVKQVMLKIERGELHDPWGANKAMEPTLLEIRRTDEALQALSQSIVSRASHSREALALAGGEAPRVMLVATVFVSVLATLLVLAIVRSILAPIQDLQTTAMAWGQGDLRPSMREGGQDELSDVKRDLGQMHASLAQLVTQVRTGIEMVSNNTSEIASANNALSHRTEQAAIDVQKTTASMGQLSEAVKLTAQAATQAVNAAAQAAEVAQRGGTVVRQVVGTMRDIQTSSQKIADIIQVIDGIAFQTNILALNAAVEAARAGDQGRGFAVVASEVRSLAGRSAEAAREIKAIIVRSVEKVEEGSALVESAGQTMQDIEASVNQLARVVTEIRHAANDQHEGIGLISISMGRIDQATQENAAMVEESAAGAMGLDEETQHLRRAAAVFQLKDDLKGKRPLALLRYA; from the coding sequence ATGGCTTGGTTGGCAAACTTGCGAATTCGTTCGCGCTTGGTGCTGGTGCTGGTGTTTTCGGTGCTGGCGCTGCTGCTGTTGGGAGTCTTTGCCTCAGAAACGATTCAGACCGAGACGCGGCGGGCCACTTCATTCATTGACCAAGAGTTTGGTGCCGTCCAAGTCATAGGCGAGGTGCGGGTGGCCATGGCCAACGCACGCCGGTACGAGAAAGATCTGTTTTTGAACATGGGCAACGACGAAGAAACCCAGCGTTTCACGGGTCTATGGGCTGCGCAGGTTCAAGCGGTGCGCGATGCGATTGGCAAAGCGAAGCCTTTGGCGCAAGACACGGAGGCTGAGAGCTTGCAAACCATGCAAACAGGCGTCGAGGCCTATGCCGGTGGGGTAAAACAAGTGATGCTGAAGATCGAGCGCGGTGAGCTGCATGACCCATGGGGTGCCAATAAGGCCATGGAGCCCACTTTGCTGGAGATTCGCAGGACCGACGAAGCGCTGCAAGCTTTGTCACAGTCTATCGTTTCGCGTGCTTCACACAGCCGCGAAGCCCTGGCCTTGGCAGGCGGTGAAGCACCGCGTGTGATGTTGGTCGCAACGGTTTTTGTGTCGGTGTTGGCCACTTTGTTAGTGCTGGCCATTGTTCGCTCGATCTTGGCCCCTATCCAAGACTTGCAAACGACCGCCATGGCGTGGGGCCAAGGTGATTTGCGCCCAAGCATGCGCGAAGGCGGGCAAGACGAACTCTCCGATGTGAAGCGAGATTTAGGTCAAATGCATGCCTCGTTGGCGCAGTTGGTCACCCAAGTACGTACAGGCATAGAGATGGTGAGCAACAACACCAGTGAAATCGCCAGCGCAAACAACGCCCTGTCGCATCGCACTGAGCAGGCCGCCATTGATGTGCAGAAGACTACGGCTTCCATGGGGCAGTTGTCCGAAGCGGTCAAGCTGACGGCGCAGGCCGCCACCCAAGCCGTGAACGCCGCGGCGCAGGCTGCCGAGGTTGCGCAGCGGGGGGGGACGGTGGTGCGCCAAGTGGTAGGCACCATGCGTGACATTCAAACCTCATCGCAAAAGATTGCAGACATCATCCAAGTGATCGACGGTATTGCGTTTCAGACCAACATTCTGGCGCTTAACGCGGCAGTCGAGGCTGCCCGCGCGGGCGATCAGGGGCGTGGGTTTGCCGTGGTCGCCAGTGAAGTGCGCAGCTTGGCTGGGCGTTCTGCTGAGGCGGCGCGAGAGATCAAGGCCATCATCGTGCGATCGGTCGAAAAAGTGGAGGAGGGCTCTGCCTTGGTAGAGAGCGCGGGCCAAACCATGCAAGACATTGAAGCCAGTGTGAATCAGCTTGCACGCGTGGTGACTGAGATTCGTCACGCAGCCAATGACCAGCATGAAGGCATTGGCCTGATCAGTATCAGCATGGGCCGCATCGACCAAGCAACGCAAGAAAATGCGGCCATGGTGGAGGAGTCGGCTGCCGGCGCAATGGGCCTGGACGAAGAGACTCAACATTTGCGCAGAGCCGCCGCTGTGTTTCAGCTGAAAGACGATTTGAAAGGAAAAAGGCCTCTGGCGCTTTTGAGATATGCGTAG
- the rfaE1 gene encoding D-glycero-beta-D-manno-heptose-7-phosphate kinase, with protein sequence MTTISKETLSNSRVLVVGDVMLDRYWYGAVDRISPEAPVPVVRITREEERCGGAANVAFNVATLGAQASLLTVVGDDEASHKLEELVAKTGLRTHFGRDTALKTTVKLRVIGRQQQLLRLDFENTPKSEVLATQTATFEHLLPQHDAILFSDYGKGGLAHVSDMIERARQLQKPILIDPKGSDYSRYQYATAITPNRAELQQVIGGWNSEEDLRTKAHQLRTQLHVDAVLLTRSEEGMTLFDAQGEMHVTAQAREVFDVTGAGDTVIATMAALVGAGLPLRDAVPLANRAGGLVVGKFGTATVSYEELFA encoded by the coding sequence ATGACCACAATATCCAAAGAAACCTTATCAAACTCCCGCGTCCTCGTTGTTGGCGATGTGATGCTAGACCGCTACTGGTACGGTGCAGTAGATCGCATTAGCCCAGAAGCGCCCGTTCCCGTTGTACGGATAACCCGCGAAGAAGAGCGTTGCGGCGGTGCTGCCAACGTGGCATTCAACGTCGCAACATTGGGCGCGCAGGCATCCCTGCTCACCGTGGTTGGTGACGACGAGGCAAGCCACAAACTGGAAGAGCTGGTTGCGAAAACAGGTCTTCGCACCCACTTTGGACGCGATACAGCGCTTAAAACTACCGTCAAGCTACGCGTAATTGGGCGTCAACAACAGTTATTGCGTTTGGATTTTGAGAACACACCAAAGAGCGAAGTACTGGCCACGCAAACCGCGACGTTTGAGCACCTTCTGCCACAACATGACGCGATTCTCTTTTCGGACTATGGCAAAGGGGGCCTAGCCCACGTAAGCGACATGATCGAGCGTGCACGCCAATTGCAAAAGCCCATTCTGATTGATCCCAAAGGCAGCGACTACTCACGCTACCAATACGCCACGGCCATCACGCCGAATCGCGCCGAACTGCAACAGGTGATTGGCGGCTGGAACAGCGAAGAAGATTTACGTACCAAAGCGCACCAACTTCGCACGCAGCTGCATGTCGACGCAGTTCTTCTCACGCGCAGCGAAGAAGGCATGACCCTGTTTGACGCCCAAGGTGAAATGCATGTCACCGCACAAGCACGTGAAGTGTTTGACGTCACCGGCGCAGGCGACACCGTGATTGCCACCATGGCAGCTCTGGTGGGCGCAGGTTTGCCACTGCGAGACGCGGTGCCGTTGGCAAATCGTGCAGGTGGACTTGTGGTTGGCAAGTTCGGAACCGCCACTGTTTCTTATGAGGAGTTGTTTGCATGA
- the rpsA gene encoding 30S ribosomal protein S1, with the protein MSESFADLFEESQKRSETRIGEVVTAEVIRIEHSFVVVNAGLKSEAYVPLSEFKSDKGDLEVQVGEFVSVAIVAMENGYGDTIVSRDTAKRLASWMSLEKSLESGEFVTGTTSGKVKGGLTVLVNGIRAFLPGSLVDTRPTKDLSPYENKTMEFKVIKLDRKRNNVVLSRRAVVEASMGEERAKLMQNLKEGSVVQGVVKNITEYGAFVDLGGIDGLLHITDMAWRRVRHPSEVVQAGQEITAKILKFDTEKNRVSLGLKQMGDDPWMGVNRRYPQSTRMFGKITNIADYGAFVELEPGIEGLVHVSEMDWTNKNVAPSKIVALGDEVEVMVLEIDEDKRRISLGMKQCKANPWQEFAQNTKRGDRVKGPIKSITDFGVFVGLAAGIDGLVHLSDLSWNESGETAVREFKKGQEVEALVLAVDVDRERISLGIKQLDSDPFTTFVSINDKGQVVTGKVKTVDAKGAEIDLGEDIIGYLRASEISRDRVEDARNVLKEGDEVTAVVVNVDRKTRNIQLSIKAKDAADQNEAMATLSQASARENAGTTSLGALLRAKLDNN; encoded by the coding sequence ATGTCAGAATCTTTCGCAGACCTATTTGAAGAGTCACAAAAACGCTCTGAAACACGCATTGGCGAAGTCGTCACTGCTGAAGTTATCCGCATCGAGCACAGCTTTGTGGTCGTGAATGCAGGACTCAAGTCTGAGGCGTACGTGCCTTTGTCCGAATTCAAGAGCGACAAGGGTGACCTCGAAGTTCAAGTAGGTGAGTTTGTGTCTGTGGCTATCGTTGCCATGGAAAACGGCTACGGCGACACCATCGTGAGCCGTGACACTGCGAAGCGTCTGGCGTCGTGGATGTCTTTGGAAAAATCTTTGGAATCTGGCGAATTTGTCACTGGCACCACCAGCGGCAAGGTCAAGGGTGGTTTGACCGTGTTGGTCAACGGCATCCGCGCCTTCCTGCCAGGTTCCCTCGTCGACACACGTCCTACCAAGGATCTGTCTCCGTACGAAAACAAGACCATGGAATTCAAGGTCATCAAGCTGGACCGCAAGCGCAACAACGTCGTGCTGTCACGCCGCGCTGTCGTAGAAGCTTCCATGGGCGAAGAACGCGCCAAGTTGATGCAAAACCTGAAAGAAGGTTCTGTGGTGCAAGGCGTGGTCAAGAACATCACCGAATACGGTGCGTTCGTTGACTTGGGCGGTATCGACGGCCTGTTGCACATCACTGACATGGCATGGCGCCGCGTGCGTCACCCATCCGAAGTGGTGCAAGCGGGTCAAGAAATCACTGCCAAGATCCTCAAGTTCGACACCGAGAAAAACCGCGTGTCCTTGGGTCTCAAGCAAATGGGTGACGATCCATGGATGGGCGTGAACCGCCGCTACCCACAGTCCACACGTATGTTCGGCAAGATCACCAACATCGCCGATTACGGCGCGTTTGTTGAACTCGAGCCAGGTATCGAAGGTTTGGTACACGTATCCGAAATGGACTGGACCAACAAGAACGTTGCACCTTCCAAGATCGTTGCTTTGGGCGATGAAGTCGAAGTCATGGTTCTGGAAATTGACGAAGACAAACGTCGTATCTCCTTGGGTATGAAGCAATGCAAGGCCAACCCATGGCAAGAATTCGCACAAAACACCAAGCGCGGTGACCGCGTGAAGGGCCCAATCAAATCCATCACTGACTTCGGCGTATTCGTCGGATTGGCTGCTGGCATTGACGGTTTGGTGCACTTGTCTGACCTGTCTTGGAACGAATCTGGTGAAACCGCCGTGCGCGAATTCAAGAAGGGTCAAGAAGTTGAGGCTTTGGTCTTGGCTGTGGACGTGGACCGCGAGCGCATCTCCTTGGGTATCAAGCAATTGGACTCCGACCCATTTACAACCTTCGTGTCCATTAACGACAAGGGTCAAGTAGTGACTGGCAAGGTCAAGACTGTGGATGCCAAGGGCGCTGAAATCGACTTGGGTGAAGACATCATCGGCTACTTGCGTGCTTCCGAAATCAGCCGTGACCGTGTGGAAGACGCGCGTAACGTGTTGAAAGAAGGCGACGAAGTGACTGCTGTGGTGGTGAACGTGGATCGCAAGACCCGCAACATCCAATTGTCCATCAAGGCAAAAGATGCAGCCGATCAGAACGAAGCCATGGCTACTTTGAGCCAAGCATCTGCCCGTGAAAATGCAGGTACTACTAGCTTGGGCGCCCTGTTGCGCGCCAAGTTGGACAACAACTAA
- a CDS encoding bifunctional 3-phosphoshikimate 1-carboxyvinyltransferase/cytidylate kinase, with amino-acid sequence MYSTAFLDIPPLTHAQGDVTLPGSKSISNRVLLLAALSSGTTTVHDLLDSDDTAVMLDALATLGCAIERTGKTARITGLGGKLPNPSAKLFLGNAGTAMRPLTAALAVLGGDFELGGVARMHERPIGDLVDALLQLGCDVRYKGQTGYPPLHIGLPSLRLDAPIQVRGDVSSQFLTALLMALPLVAERDIEIEVLGELISRPYIEITLKLLAQFGVTVSRPTGPNAWQRFTIPAGAKLQSPGDVYVEADASSASYFIALGAISTAAEGSNGIKIHGVGASSIQGDIRFIEAASHMGAHIESGPNWLHISRKAWPLKAIDLDCNHIPDAAMTLAVMALYADGTTTLRNIASWRVKETDRLSAMATELRKLGATVVEGADFIQVTPPPTVAAWQAASIHTYDDHRIAMCFSLAAFNPARLPVRIEDPKCVAKTFPDYFEALFSVTQSAEEHIPVICIDGPTASGKGTLAAVVAQKLGYHFLDSGSLYRITGLAATRAQIPLDVANEQAIADLLQSLPIHFEGSHIWLGPEDVSELIRTEEAGMNASRVSAFPMVRAALIDLQRRFRALPGLVADGRDMGTVIFPVAPLKVYLTASAACRAERRYKQLISKGISATLPSLRADLEARDARDANRSVAPLRPAQDAKLLDNSELSVDQSVEIVLNWWQSKQLYTSH; translated from the coding sequence ATGTATTCCACTGCGTTCTTGGATATCCCCCCACTGACCCACGCGCAAGGGGATGTCACCCTGCCAGGGTCCAAGAGCATCTCCAATCGGGTGCTTTTGCTAGCTGCGCTTTCCTCGGGCACCACCACTGTCCACGACTTGCTGGACTCTGATGACACCGCCGTCATGCTGGACGCCTTGGCGACATTGGGCTGCGCAATTGAGAGAACTGGAAAAACGGCGCGCATCACGGGGCTAGGCGGTAAGCTGCCCAACCCCAGTGCGAAGCTGTTTCTTGGTAATGCAGGCACAGCCATGCGCCCACTCACCGCAGCTTTAGCGGTGCTGGGTGGGGACTTTGAACTAGGTGGGGTCGCGAGGATGCACGAGCGCCCTATTGGTGACTTAGTCGACGCCTTGCTACAGCTAGGCTGCGACGTCCGCTACAAAGGACAGACTGGCTACCCGCCTTTGCACATAGGCCTGCCCTCTTTACGCTTGGACGCGCCTATCCAAGTGCGCGGGGATGTGTCTAGCCAATTCCTCACCGCACTCCTCATGGCCTTGCCTTTGGTTGCAGAGCGAGACATCGAAATCGAAGTTTTGGGCGAATTGATATCACGACCCTACATAGAAATCACACTGAAGCTACTCGCTCAGTTTGGAGTTACCGTCAGTCGCCCCACAGGCCCCAACGCTTGGCAACGCTTCACCATTCCTGCAGGGGCCAAGCTCCAATCGCCCGGTGATGTGTATGTAGAAGCAGATGCATCATCCGCTAGTTATTTCATAGCATTGGGCGCAATATCTACAGCCGCAGAGGGAAGCAATGGCATAAAGATCCACGGCGTGGGGGCATCGTCGATACAGGGTGATATCCGTTTTATCGAGGCTGCGAGTCACATGGGCGCACACATAGAAAGCGGCCCCAACTGGCTTCACATTTCCCGCAAGGCATGGCCACTCAAAGCGATTGACCTCGACTGCAACCACATCCCCGATGCAGCCATGACCTTGGCGGTGATGGCTTTGTATGCCGACGGCACGACGACCTTGCGAAACATTGCTAGCTGGCGTGTGAAGGAAACTGACCGTTTATCAGCCATGGCAACCGAGTTGCGCAAACTGGGAGCAACGGTCGTAGAGGGCGCAGACTTTATTCAAGTAACTCCTCCGCCCACGGTTGCCGCTTGGCAAGCAGCCAGCATTCACACCTACGATGATCACCGTATCGCCATGTGCTTTTCGCTGGCAGCCTTCAACCCAGCCAGATTGCCAGTGCGTATTGAAGACCCTAAGTGCGTCGCGAAAACATTTCCAGACTACTTTGAAGCCCTATTCTCTGTAACCCAAAGTGCTGAAGAGCACATCCCCGTTATTTGTATAGACGGGCCCACTGCTTCTGGCAAAGGCACCTTGGCCGCCGTGGTGGCGCAAAAGCTGGGCTACCATTTTCTAGACTCCGGTTCTTTGTACCGCATCACTGGATTGGCCGCCACACGGGCCCAGATTCCGTTGGATGTAGCCAATGAGCAGGCCATTGCGGACCTCTTGCAAAGCCTTCCCATACACTTTGAAGGCAGCCACATCTGGTTGGGACCAGAAGATGTCAGCGAGCTCATCCGCACCGAAGAAGCCGGAATGAATGCCTCGCGCGTATCCGCTTTTCCCATGGTAAGGGCCGCCTTGATCGACCTTCAACGCAGGTTTAGAGCCCTCCCCGGCTTGGTTGCCGATGGCCGTGATATGGGAACTGTGATATTTCCAGTTGCACCATTGAAGGTCTATTTAACCGCCAGCGCGGCATGTAGGGCGGAGCGGCGCTACAAACAATTGATTTCAAAAGGGATTTCCGCTACACTCCCATCTCTTCGGGCTGACCTAGAGGCCCGCGACGCTCGCGACGCAAATCGCAGCGTAGCGCCTCTGAGGCCGGCACAAGACGCCAAGCTACTTGACAACTCTGAACTATCAGTCGATCAGTCGGTTGAAATCGTGTTGAATTGGTGGCAAAGCAAGCAGCTGTACACGTCACACTGA
- a CDS encoding ComEA family DNA-binding protein: MLKKLLVVLSMAYAAASFAAVDVNKASAADLDGIKGIGPAMSTKILDERKTGNFKNWDDFIERVKGVGEGNAAKFSAEGLTIGGTAYKTAAAAPAAKPSKPAEKKAEEPKK; the protein is encoded by the coding sequence ATGTTGAAGAAATTGTTAGTGGTTCTGTCGATGGCGTATGCAGCGGCGAGTTTTGCAGCAGTGGACGTTAACAAAGCCAGCGCAGCGGACTTAGACGGTATCAAGGGAATTGGGCCCGCAATGTCCACCAAGATTTTGGACGAGCGAAAGACAGGCAACTTCAAAAACTGGGACGACTTCATTGAACGGGTCAAAGGCGTGGGCGAAGGCAATGCCGCCAAGTTCTCCGCCGAGGGCTTGACCATTGGTGGGACTGCATACAAAACGGCTGCTGCTGCTCCTGCTGCAAAACCTAGCAAGCCCGCAGAAAAGAAAGCGGAAGAACCCAAGAAGTAA